In Drosophila innubila isolate TH190305 chromosome 2R unlocalized genomic scaffold, UK_Dinn_1.0 1_C_2R, whole genome shotgun sequence, the following are encoded in one genomic region:
- the LOC117785896 gene encoding inner nuclear membrane protein Man1, whose translation MSTENYAHLSDIEIQRKLTQNGFPLIPVTETTRPILIKKLMKHMKNEKLKKGKVTNYVLYSKDNHNSANSAPVAIQEKSNLFDNVHENNNDIQVFKNHPVIYKSDANVNTMQSAAARMYAPPPVLASNYDSENEQHALNISNKYRKTRSIAGDSPSYTKINGKANMCDGGVVNRLLSFRDTSTKKKKFNSKDVYSVPMSNAFTSNGIFHKLISFDLKSYLRKPDVSLHIIPHVLIASLVIFLAMISVLYAAKKFELSPISHTDLTYTICDPNDKDLQLASQKTTCISEDLFKKAMYISEELFKYLNERARIHHCIDKDHSPTLELDDLKKALSENTNILKGGNPQKKLLATQYLIAQNPQWMIKTTVSTHNSSEEILSFELTQPNLPIKCIILKKMSRFFTAIGLLLLIALAGLIIYFLIAFYRIKQKERLLAAEHFIKDIINELMYQSSVSENSELIINELQDKFLPAQKRSKLLYSWNKALKTLEANDNRVLFGMIVRNGEQLRTMTWNKSIGNKETSTSKKWQSSAFDNSNKILNPPTSCLKIRHMFDQSEIDQPNLRQSIVESIFEKVGSNCKICDVQLDKQSCCVYIRCATEADAGMVHNEINGWWFDKNLISIKFLRLERYLSRFPKSLADPMYFKSPNV comes from the coding sequence ATGTCGACCGAAAATTACGCTCATCTGAGCGATATTGAAATACAGAGAAAACTGACGCAAAATGGATTTCCACTGATTCCTGTGACGGAAACGACCAGGCCAATATTGATAAAGAAACTGATGAAACATATGAAAAACGAAAAGCTTAAAAAGGGGAAAGTAACAAACTATGTACTTTACTCCAAAGATAATCACAATTCAGCTAATTCAGCACCAGTTGCAATACAAGAAAAATCGAATCTCTTTGATAATGTTCATGAGAACAATAACGATATTCAGGTATTCAAAAATCATCCAGTAATCTATAAAAGCGATGCTAATGTGAATACAATGCAAAGTGCAGCCGCAAGGATGTATGCACCACCTCCGGTCTTGGCGTCCAATTACGATAGTGAAAATGAACAGcatgctttaaatatttcgaaCAAATATCGGAAAACCCGTTCAATAGCAGGTGATTCCCCGTCATACACCAAAATAAATGGGAAAGCTAACATGTGTGATGGAGGTGTTGTGAATCGATTGCTTAGCTTTCGGGATACCTcaactaaaaagaaaaaattcaactccAAAGATGTATACTCAGTACCTATGTCAAATGCGTTTACAAGCAATGGGATCTTCCACAAACTTATTTCATTTGACCTAAAATCATATCTAAGGAAACCTGACGTTAGTTTGCACATAATACCACACGTACTTATTGCGTCGTTAGTCATTTTTCTGGCAATGATTTCAGTTCTATATGCCGCCAAGAAATTTGAGCTTAGTCCGATTTCTCATACCGACTTAACATATACAATATGTGACCCAAACGATAAAGACTTACAGCTCGCCTCTCAGAAAACCACGTGTATTAGCGAGGATCTATTTAAAAAGGCCATGTACATAAGTGAAGAGCTTTTCAAGTACTTAAATGAAAGAGCCAGAATACACCATTGCATAGATAAGGATCATTCCCCAACCCTTGAACTGGACGATTTAAAGAAAGCCTTAAGTGAAAACACTAATATCCTAAAAGGCGGCAACCCACAAAAGAAACTGCTGGCGACGCAGTATCTTATTGCACAGAATCCGCAATGGATGATCAAAACTACAGTCTCAACTCATAACTCGTCAGAGGAAATCTTGTCATTTGAGCTAACTCAACCAAATTTGccaattaaatgcataatcCTTAAGAAAATGTCGCGCTTTTTTACTGCAATTGGATTACTACTTCTGATTGCATTGGCTGGTCTAATAATATATTTCCTAATTGCTTTTTATCGAATCAAACAGAAGGAAAGACTGTTGGCAGCTGAACATTTCATAAAGGATATTATTAACGAGTTGATGTATCAAAGTTCGGTGTCGGAAAACTCGGAATTAATCATAAATGAGCTACAAGACAAATTTTTGCCTGCTCAGAAACGatcaaaacttttatattcGTGGAATAAGGCCTTAAAGACTCTGGAAGCAAATGATAACCGTGTGTTATTTGGAATGATTGTGCGAAACGGCGAACAACTTCGTACTATGACATGGAACAAGAGTATTGGCAATAAGGAAACTAGCACATCGAAGAAGTGGCAAAGCTCGGCTTTTGATAACTCAAACAAGATCTTGAACCCTCCAACGTCTTGCTTGAAAATCCGGCACATGTTTGACCAATCTGAAATTGATCAACCCAACTTAAGACAGTCGATCGTTGAATCAATATTTGAAAAGGTCGGCTCCAACTGCAAAATATGCGATGTACAACTGGATAAGCAATCCTGCTGCGTCTACATTCGCTGTGCAACTGAAGCGGACGCGGGAATGGTCCACAACGAAATCAACGGATGGTGGTTCGATAAGAACCTAATATCGATTAAGTTTCTTCGACTTGAACGCTATTTAAGCCGCTTTCCCAAATCCTTAGCTGATCCCATGTACTTTAAATCGCCTAATGTTTAA
- the LOC117785898 gene encoding uncharacterized protein LOC117785898, producing the protein MDCHHRIEVPLRSGGGKKMKKRRELDALIAHSITKKGSHRTVHSQDKLLSVSTDDPDDYTWMNVEGTTRRGHRKKLFLRKCGPFLFGITTALFVGILYWLYFDLRQQISDYRQKVEDVSAISKIFPDTLQQWHETTSLLIKNQTFVISQLNDLTQNVGVLSGNLSSLQETIKAQRNYGQDEKLVADFGAKLEAVATDIDGIKEHYNRYVELQKSLRMDTEMIKANLSQLAMIKANSSPSNLSNDFNALNQTMQNSWKKLESDLMNVNNTLIQSIKILNGEIVAHKIKLDDLLDRSQSITAHVTTLGNNWQEFQQKIIAVNEQLEKVKGKISMADNKNRLLSNSIDQLMSLYKKPLDTFTTQTNQVDTNNNVTEVNTFSNQGLTTPSNATANLKDNSTR; encoded by the exons ATGGACTGCCATCATCGAATCGAAGTGCCACTGCGTTCTGGAGGCGgcaagaaaatgaagaaacGAAGGGAGCTCGACGCTCTGATAGCACATTCCATAACAAAAAAAGGTTCCCACCGCACTGTTCACTCACAGGACAAGTTGCTGTCAGTATCCACCGATGACCCTGATGATTACACATGG ATGAATGTTGAGGGCACTACTCGCCGAGGTCATCGAAAAAAACTATTCCTTCGCAAGTGTGGACCCTTTCTATTTGGTATAACTACAGCTTTATTTGTGGGCATATTATACTGGCTTTACTTTGATTTACGACAGCAGATTTCCGATTATCGCCAAAAAGTTGAAGACG TGTCTGCAATTAGCAAAATCTTTCCGGATACACTCCAGCAATGGCACGAGACAACTTCATTGCtaatcaaaaatcaaactttTGTAATAAGTCAATTAAATGACTTGACCCAAAACGTAGGAGTTTTGAGTGGTAATTTAAGCAGCCTGCAAGAAACCATCAAGGCTCAAAGAAACTATGGCCAAGATGAGAAGCTAGTTGCCGACTTTGGAGCTAAACTAGAGGCAGTTGCAACAGATATAGATGGCATCAAGGAGCACTATAATAGGTACGTCGAGCTACAGAAAAGTCTGCGGATGGATACGGAAATGATCAAG GCCAATTTAAGTCAATTGGCCATGATTAAAGCCAACTCGTCCCCatcaaatttatcaaatgaCTTCAACGCTCTGAACCAAACAATGCAGAATTCATGGAAAAAGCTTGAAAGCGATCTTATGAATGTTAACAATACTCTGATTCAGtcaataaaaattctaaatggCGAAATAGTGGCGCATAAG ataAAATTGGACGATTTGTTGGATCGCTCTCAGAGTATTACAGCCCATGTGACCACGTTGGGCAACAATTGGCAGGAGTtccagcaaaaaataatagctGTGAATGAGCAGCTGGAGAAAGTTAAAGGAAAG ATATCGATGGCCGATAATAAGAACCGTTTGCTTTCGAATTCGATTGATCAGCTAATGTCTTTATACAAGAAACCTTTGGACACGTTTACAACTCAGACAAACCAAGTAGACACAAATAATAACGTG ACAGAAGTGAATACGTTCTCTAACCAAGGATTAACAACTCCGTCAAATGCTactgcaaatttaaaagacAATTCGACGCggtaa
- the LOC117785897 gene encoding LIM domain-binding protein 2, producing MNRRGLNTGNTMSSQSNIDEGSWKGVSEGSAMLPSANSASLNPDANNQSGFPQGGLPYNSSGNQYPQGGQSSPAGNQSLVFQNSNQPGSNTPQYTSSPAPSGSSTPGPVGVGSQNIQGNYSQSQASANFNGPVGGPFGSPSSGLGQFSRPASSGTPFNSGQAGHFSSPTVFGVGGQFNPMPAASPFGHGGNHPMMGGPQQMDRIDQGFRRHNSYFSHTEHRVFELNKRLQQRNEDSDNCWWDSFTTEFFEDDARLTILFCLEDGPKRYTIGRTLVPRFFRSIFEGGVSDLYFQLKHAKESFHNTSITLDCDQCTVITQHGKPFFTKVCADARLILEFMYDDYMRIKSWHMTIKGHRELIPRTVIGTSLPPDPMLMDQITKNITRAGITNSTLNYLRLCVILEPMQELMSRHKAYALSPRDCLKTTLFQKWQRMVAPPGKKDPQRPPNKRRKRKGSNSGGGNNANTPPVANQKRSPSGPSFSLSSQDVMVVGEPTLMGGEFGEEDERLITRLENTQYDGTNAVDHDNHTGFGHADSPISGSNPWSMERSGAIPASPGNPSGPQNNANIADIDKKSPIVSQ from the coding sequence ATGAATCGTAGAGGTTTAAATACTGGAAACACGATGTCTTCTCAGTCGAATATTGACGAGGGAAGCTGGAAAGGTGTTTCAGAAGGCTCGGCTATGTTGCCTTCCGCAAATTCAGCGTCTCTTAATCCAGACGCCAACAATCAGAGTGGATTTCCCCAGGGAGGACTACCATATAATTCAAGCGGTAATCAATATCCACAAGGTGGACAATCATCGCCAGCTGGAAATCAGTCTTTAGTATTTCAAAATAGTAATCAACCCGGATCAAATACTCCGCAATATACATCATCCCCAGCCCCCTCGGGCTCATCCACCCCTGGTCCAGTGGGAGTCGGTTCGCAAAATATACAGGGAAACTATTCACAGTCACAGGCATCCGCTAACTTCAACGGACCAGTTGGTGGACCATTTGGCTCGCCGTCATCTGGTTTGGGCCAATTCAGTCGGCCAGCGAGTTCAGGTACACCGTTCAACAGTGGACAAGCGGGTCACTTTTCATCGCCAACAGTTTTTGGAGTCGGAGGTCAATTCAATCCCATGCCGGCTGCGTCTCCATTTGGTCATGGCGGGAATCATCCCATGATGGGGGGTCCCCAGCAAATGGATCGAATTGACCAAGGCTTTAGACGACACAATTCATACTTCAGTCACACGGAGCATCGAGTGTTTGAACTGAACAAACGCCTTCAGCAGCGTAATGAAGACAGCGATAATTGCTGGTGGGATTCATTTACAACAGAGTTCTTCGAAGACGACGCGAGATTAACAATCTTGTTTTGCTTGGAAGACGGACCCAAAAGATATACGATTGGACGAACACTTGTCCCGCGCTTCTTTCGAAGCATATTTGAGGGCGGTGTCTCTGATCTGTATTTTCAGCTCAAACATGCTAAGGAATCGTTCCATAACACATCTATAACATTGGATTGCGATCAGTGCACGGTTATCACACAGCATGGAAAACCATTCTTCACAAAAGTCTGCGCGGATGCAAGACTAATTCTAGAATTTATGTATGATGACTACATGAGGATCAAATCATGGCATATGACTATTAAAGGACACCGAGAACTTATTCCTCGAACGGTTATTGGCACATCCCTTCCACCCGATCCCATGCTCATGGATCAGATAACAAAGAATATAACACGGGCTGGAATTACAAATTCGACTCTAAATTACCTTCGCCTATGTGTTATCCTGGAGCCGATGCAGGAACTCATGTCACGCCACAAGGCGTACGCACTCAGCCCGCGGGATTGCTTGAAAACAACTCTATTTCAAAAATGGCAACGCATGGTGGCGCCCCCTGGCAAAAAGGACCCGCAAAGACCGCCAAACAAGCGACGCAAAAGAAAAGGATCCAATTCCGGAGGCGGCAATAACGCAAACACCCCACCTGTCGCAAATCAAAAGAGGTCGCCATCAGGACCAAGCTTCTCCCTATCTTCTCAAGATGTAATGGTCGTCGGTGAGCCAACATTAATGGGCGGCGAATTCGGTGAGGAGGATGAGAGGCTCATTACCCGATTGGAAAATACGCAATATGATGGCACCAATGCCGTTGATCACGATAACCACACTGGATTCGGACATGCCGACTCACCGATATCGGGTTCCAATCCGTGGAGCATGGAACGATCTGGCGCTATTCCAGCTAGTCCTGGAAATCCATCTGGACCACAGAACAATGCAAATATAGCTGATATAGATAAAAAGAGCCCTATTGTCTCGCAATAG
- the LOC117785904 gene encoding ejaculatory bulb-specific protein 3, with amino-acid sequence MKTAFVLIALAIVFVAAEEKYTTKYDNIDVDEILKSDRLFNNYFKCLVDTGKCSPEGRELKKSLPDALKTECSKCSEKQKANTDKVIRFIIDNKPAEWKELQAIYDPEETYIKRYKNQADKAGIKI; translated from the coding sequence ATGAAGACAGCATTTGTGTTAATAGCCCTGGCGATAGTATTTGTGGCTGCTGAAGAGAAATACACTACAAAATACGATAATATCGATGtagatgaaattttaaaatccgATCGCCTGTTTAACAACTATTTCAAATGTCTGGTCGATACTGGAAAGTGCTCTCCCGAAGGCCGTGAGCTTAAGAAATCCCTACCTGATGCCCTGAAAACCGAATGCAGCAAGTGTAGCGAAAAACAAAAGGCCAACACCGACAAAGTTATACGCTTCATTATAGATAATAAGCCAGCTGAATGGAAGGAGTTGCAAGCTATATATGATCCCGAAGAGACTTACATTAAACGCTACAAAAATCAAGCTGACAAAGCTggaatcaaaatttaa